ATTATTTTTATCAATATAAAAAGATTGTAGAGAAAAATATTGTTTTTTAGACAAAAAGAATGACTTACTCGGGGGAATAAGTCATTAAAAAAATTACAGAATTAAAAATTAGGGTTAAATTAATTATAAAATACAACAAATATTTTGGCAAAACATTTCATAATTTATATTATTACTAAACTTTACAAAAAAACTCAACAAGCGATATCGTAAAATGTTGAAATTAATAATAAAGTATTAAAATAGAGAAAAAAAAGCAGTAATGAGTAAAATGAAAATAAGTGAGAATTATGATAAAAAATAGTAAAATTAAGGTGGGTAAAAAATACTATGAGAGGTGTGATTTTATGCAAATGTTATGGGACAGTAAATTAGCAGTTGGTGTCGATAAAATTGATAATCAACACAAGGAATTATTCAACAGGATGAATAGCCTAATGGATGCAATGAAAGAAGGTAAAGGAAAAAATGAGGTTATGGGAACGTTGAAATTTTTAGAAGAATATGCCAATAGACATTTTTCAGATGAAGAAGAACTTCAAAGGAAAAATAATTATCCGAAATTTGAAATTCAACATAAAGAACATGAAGAATTTAAAATGGCGCTAAAGGATTTAAGAATGAAGTTAGAAGAACAAGGGGTATCTGCAATGCTTGCTATTAATTTGCAACAAAGCATGTGTGGCTGGTGGAAAAAGCATATTAAAGAATTAGATATGGATTTAGGAAAATATCTAATGAGTGTATAATATAATTTTATAATTGTAAATGTATTCAAAAGAGGGCTGGCATAATTCTCTAGATAGTTATTCTTTCATGAAAAGATAACTTATTATAATACATATAAGTTATCTTTTTGAATAGTTATTTGTTGAGAAATAAATGGGAATAATAAAAATAAATTAGGGAATTCAAGGGAAGGGAATGTTATTTAATGATGTATTTATAGGGAATTGTAAATATAAATGGGGGAAGTATATGAGAGTTTTATGTAAAAGATGTGGTTTAAATTGCCATTTGGATGAATATAAGGAACGATTAGATAGTATAATGGTCAAAAAAAATTATAACTTATTAAATGATGAGGTTATTTCATTAAGCGAATTTCTTGATGATTTGGTTTATAATTGTGTATATTGTGAAGAAGATAGGCCTTATTTAAAGGGAAAAGTTTCAAATGAAAATTTATATTATTACGGGAATAATCATTTGTTTATTAATTTATATTTATATATAATGGATGAAATAAGAAATAAAAAGATTATATATATATGTACTGAACAAAATGTATATGAGAGATTAATAGAAATCTTATTAATTAATAGGGTTGCCATTGATAATGTGAAATTTAAATCATTACAAGAGGTAACATTAGAAAATAAAGATTTAAAGCATGTTAACCTAGAAAAAGAAGTAAGAGATTTTTTTCACCATGATGATAAGAAATATAATGGGATTAGTTGGATAGTTGATCCTCTATATATAAGAAATTCCACAACTCAGAAAAACTATTTTGATTTAAATAATAAAATTCATGAATACATAAAAAATATAAATTTAAATATTTTATTTATATATGATGCTTATGAAAGTATGCATAGAATGAAAATGGCAATACCTGGGGAAATGGAAAAATACTTGAAGTTTTTAAGTGATAAAAGTTTTAGTGTGGAACGAGTGAGTGGAAGAATTATATAATTAAGGATTTCTTGAAAAAATAGCTTAATATTAAAATGGAAATAGGTATTATGGATTATTAAGAAAATAAATCCGAATACCTATTTTTAATTGCAAAAATTCTAGCTAATAATTTATAAGTGAAATATGATTGGGTGGTACTTCATTAATTACTGTTGAACAATTATATAAAAGTAATTCATTTTGATAAGCAACAATATACTTGTCCAAATTTTGAGATAAAGAAACTATAAATTTATTGGTTGGGCATAAGCTAAATAACAAAAGATTTAGCAAGAACTTTCTTAATGAGATTTTATTTCTTAGTCTAAATAAATTATAATTAGTCATAATAACACCTCTTCCTATTCATTTTTACTTTATCTGTAAATATATTGTAATATATATTTGTAATTGTTTTCAAATATAATCGTAATACAAATTGTCTTATGTGGTTACATAATTTTTATTAATATGATATTATTTTCAAAAATAGAATTAATTAGTGAATAAATTATAGGTAATAGTTTTATAATTTAGAGTGTGTTTATTAATTAATTATAATTAATAAATTATAAAGAGATGAAAGGAGAAATCTTATGAGTAGCAGGGAAATAAGTCAAAAAGATGTGGAAATGCTTATTGAAATACAAAAGAAATATTTCGATACACATATTACAAAGGATATTAAATTCAGAATTGAGCAATTAAAGATTTTAAAAGCTGGAATAAAAAAATATGAAGACGAAATTTCAGAAGCACTTTATAAAGATCTTGGTAAGCATAAGAATGAAGCCTATATGACTGAAATTGGATTTTGTTATCACAGTATAGAATTTGCAATAAAAAATTTGAAGAAATGGGCTAAGCCAGAAAAAAGAAAGACTCCAATTTACTTAATGCCTGCAAAGAGCTATATTGTCAATGAGCCATATGGAATAGTACTTATAATAGGACCATATAATTATCCGTTTCAATTACTTATTGAACCGTTAGTAGGTGCAATAGCTGCTGGAAATACAGCAATTATAAAAGCGTCTGAAATGGCACCTAATATTTCAATGGTTGTCAAAAAACTTTTTAATGAGACATTCTGCAAAAATTATATAGTATGTGTGGAAGGAGCAATAGAAACAAATATATCATTAATAAATGGAAAATTTGATTACATCTTTTTTACAGGAAGCACTGCTGTGGGAAAAATAGTTATGGAGGCAGCCGCGAAAAGTTTAATCCCAGTTACTTTAGAACTAGGAGGGAAAAGCCCAGTTATTGTAACTGAAAGTGCAAATATAGAACAGGCTGCAAAAAGAATTATCTGGGGAAAGACAATTAATGCAGGCCAAACCTGTGTGGCACCAGATTATGTATTAGTACATGAAAAGGTAAAAGATGAACTTATTAAAGAAATGAAGAAGGCCCTTAATAAATATTTTGGAGAGAATATTGAAAAGAGCGAATCATTTGGAAGAATTATTAATGAAAAACATTTTAAACGGATTAAAGCAATGATTGAGAGAGATAAAGAGGGAATCGTATTTGGAGGAAATTGTCTAGAAGAACAAAAGTACATCGAACCAACGTTAATAGAAATATTTTCATGGCAAGCAGCGACTATGAATGAAGAAATATTTGGGCCTGTGCTACCAATTATGACATTTAGAGATATAGATTTAGTTATAAAGGCGATTAGAAAGTTGCCTAAACCTTTGGCACTTTATTTGTTTACTAAAAATAAAGTAGATGAAAGTAAAGTTATAAAAGAGATAAGTGCTGGAAATGTATCTATAAATGATACAATCTCTCATGTTGCAAACCCATATCTTCCATTTGGGGGTGTTGGTAACTCAGGAATTGGTTCTTATCATGGAAAGGATAGTTTCCTAACATTTTCACACAGAAAAGGAATATTAAAAAAACATTCTGGAATAAGCAATTCGGTTCAGTATCCAGCTTTTACTGAGAAGCAATTAAATCTTATTAAGAAAATTTTTAAATAATAGATTCAATTAGATTGATTTTAAATGGACGCTTGTGATATTTATAATTATGTTATAATTAAGTAAGATTAAGAATAAATAACTTGTTATATATTAAGCATTCTACGCAAATGAAAGGAATGATAAAAATGCACGAAGTAACAATGTGTCAAAGTTGTGGATTACCGTTTAATGAAGAGCATAAACATTTTATAGGAATAGAACAAGATGGAACTAAAAGTATCTATTGTACAAATTGTTATAGAAATGGGGAGTTTATCCATCGTAATATATCGATGGAAGAAATGATCGAGTTACTTATTCCTATTTTAGGCAGGGAAATTGGGGAAGAGAAAGCAAGAAAAGAAATGACAACTTTATTTCCGACTCTTGAGCGCTGGAAATAGTGGTCTTAAATAATTATATTTCTTTATAGTATTTTATAATTACTATGAAATTAACACAGACAATAAAAAACTGAAAATGACAGGATTAAATAATTTCATAGATATAGAATATTATTGAGAGGTGAAATTAATGGAATGGATTGGAGCACTTAAAGTTGCAATTAAGTATATGGAAAAACATTTGTTGGAAAATATTAATGCAGATGAAGTAGCTGATTCTGTATATATGTCGCCATTTTATTTACAGAAAGGGTTTAAGATTATGACAGGATACTCAATAGGTGAGTATATTAGATGTCGAAGACTTTATATGGCAGCATTAGATGTTCTAGCAGATAAAGAAAAAATTATAGAACTTGCATACAAGTATGGTTACGACACTCCAGAAAGTTTTACAAAAGCATTCTCCAGGTTCCAGGGGGTATCTCCAAAACAAATAAAAGGAGATGCAAAAAAAATACGAACATTTTTACCTCTTAAAATTAATGTATCAATTAAAGGAGGAAATGATATGGATTATGTAGTGGAAAAGATGAATAAAATGAAAGTGATAGGATATGAGAGGGACTTCTCATATGAGGCAGCCTATCAAGAAATTCCAAAGTTTTGGAGTGAGTTTTGTGATAGTTGTACAAACGGAAAAGATAGTGAAGATAAACAAAAAGCCATTGAAGAATGTTCTATTGGAGAGTTTGGAATCTGCATTGAAGATGATGATAAGCAAAATGGATTTCATTATATGATTGCAGGAAAGTACAATGGAATTAATGTACCTGAAGGAATGAAATTATATGAAATTCCTACACTTGAATGGGCAAAGTTCAAATGTACTGGCCCTATGCCAGGAGCACTACAATCTGTAAATACTCAAATCTTTAAAGAATGGCTTCCGGGTAATCCTGATTATGAAATTGCAGCCGGAATGAATATTGAGTGGTATTCCAAAGGGAACTCAAATTCGTTTGATTATGAAAGTGAAATTTGGATACCAGTTAAGAAAAAGTAGAAAAAATATGATAGCAAAATCCTAATTACTAATTGTGATTAGGATTTTTGTTTTGTTAAATAAAAAATTTCTTGAAAAATACGCATTATAAAATAATAAGATTTTAATCTAATTTTAATCTTTCTTATATTTTAGATTAATTTTTACTAAGTATTATATAAGCAAGATAAACAAAAAATATGGAGGTTGATTAATATGGAAAGAAATGAAATGATTAAAATTTTGATGGAAAAGGCTAAAATAAGTTATGAAGAGGCAGAAAAAGTTTTAATACAATGTGATTGGGATCTTTTAGATTCTATAATTTATTTAGAAAGAAACGGCAAAATTGAAAATGATGCTACAAATACTATAATAACAGTAGAAAATGAAAATAAAAAAGAAAGTGAGGAAAAGGAAAAGATGAAAAGTGGAGGTATTGGTGAAATCTTTGGCAGAATCTTTAAGTTTATAGGTAAAGTAATAAGTAAAGGTAATGACAACTACTTTGAAATCAAAAAAGAAAATAAAAAACCTATAAAGATATCTTTAACTATATCGGCACTATTATTGATAGTTGCATTTTGGCCAGTTGGAATATTATTAGTAATTGGTTTATTTACAGGATATAAATATTCTTTAACAGGTCCAGACATTTGTAGTGATAAGGTTAATGAAGTTTTATACAAAGCGTCTGAATCAGCTGATAATGTAAAAAGTGATTTTAAAGAAAGTTATAAGGGATAGAATTAAGTGTTCAACTAATAGAGGTTTTGAGATTATTCGAAACCTCTTATTTATATTAAAAGCTTAAGAAAAATGGTATAATTTATAAGATAGATATGGAGGAATAAATATGGAAGAGCATAAGCTTATAGAAAGATTAACGAAAGAAACTAATATAAGTTATGAAGATGCAAAAATTGCCCTTGAAATATCAAATTGGGATGTTTTGGATGCAGTTATATGTTTAGAAGAGAAGGGTAAGATCCAAAGACCTTCTAGTAGCATATTTTATACCAATGAAAATAAAGGGAATTATAATCGTAACGAAATAACTAATATACAGCAGCAAGAAAACAAACAAAATTGGAAAAAGAGGGAGCATAATTTTGAAGGTTTTTTTGTAAAAGTATGCAAGTTAATTGATACTTGTAATAATATTTTTCTTGAAATAAGAAAAGAGAATAAAACTTTTCTTAGAATTCCTATTACAGTAATTCTTGTATTGGTAGTGTTTGCTTTTTGGATTTTTATTCCTTTATATATATTAGGTCTTTTCTTTGATATAGATTTTTCACTTTCAGGACAAAGAATAGAAATCAATAAAATCAATCAAGTTCTCAAAGCTATATCATTAAATGTGAAAAGGTTAAAAGATAAATTTAAGAAAGGATATTAAGATGGTTAAGATTTTAATTGTTGAAGATGATGAAAAACTGGCAAGATTTGTAGAATTAGAGTTAGTACATGAAGGCTATGAAATATTAAAAGCAGATAATGGAAGAACTGGTCTTGAAATTGCAGAAAATGGGCAAGTCGATTTAATTCTTTTAGATATAATGATTCCAGAAATAAATGGCTTGGAAGTATTACGTAGAATAAGAAAAGCTTCAGATCTGCCTGTAATAATGTTAACTGCCAGAGATGCTGTTATGGATAAGGTTTCAGGACTTGATGCAGGTGCAGATGATTATATAACAAAGCCTTTTGCAATAGAAGAGTTATTGGCTAGAATAAGAACAGCATTAAAGAGACGAAGAGGCAGTGAAAAAATAGATTCTGATATAATAAGCTGTGGATTATTATCTCTTGATAAGATAAGGCATAAGGTTATGTATGACAATAAAGAAATAGAATTAACAAACAGAGAATTTATGTTATTAAAAATTTTATTGGAAAATAAGAATATAGTACTAAGTAGAGATATACTAATGGAAAAAGTATGTGGCTATGATTTTATTGGAGAAACTAATGTAATAGATGTTTACATAAGATATTTAAGAACTAAAATAGATGACATCTTCAAAATAAAGATAATTTCTACAGTGCGTGGAGTAGGGTATGTTATAAAAGATGAGTAAGGAAAATAAAACAAAGAATGTAACATCTATTGCAATAAAACTTAATTCTATTTTTGTGAGAAAATTATTTGTTAAATTTTTATGGATAGATATATTTTTAATAGTATTTCTTATTGTTTATTGGTGTATAGATAATGAAATTAACTATTATGGAAACTTTATAATGAATGCCAGAAGAATATTTAACTTTTTTCCTTTAGAAAATTCAAATTATACTGTGATTTGGGATAATGGCAAAGTTATGGTTAAAGATGCAAGTAGTTTTTTATACATGGTTCAAAGAGTACTTGGAGCTATAGGGATTATAGAAGGACTATTTGTATTAAAGGAAATTGTTTTTGGAACAATAAAGATAAGAAAAACTCTAAAGCCTCTTGATGAAATGGCTAAAACTGCAAGCAGACTTAGCAATATGAATTTTGATGAAGAGAAATTTCAAAATCTTGAAGAAGCTATTTCTAAAATTAGTTCAGTAACTTCAAATGAAAGAATTTATACTGGAGACAGTGAGCTGCATGGATTGGAAGATGCTATAAATAATCTTTTGGAAAGAATGAGAGATTCCTATAGGCAGCAGGCTAGGTTTGTTTCTGATGCATCTCATGAACTTAGGACACCTATTTCAGTAATTCAAGGCTATGCGAATATGTTGGATCGTTGGGGAAAAAATGATGAAAGTGTATTAAATGAATCTATTGCTGCTATAAAAAGCGAAGCTGAAAATATGAAGAATTTAGTTGAACAGCTACTATTTTTAGCTAGAGGAATTAATGGTACTACGCAGATTGACTATAAAGAATTTTTACTAAATGATATGATTAATGAAGTATTAGAAGAGTCGAAAATGATAGATGAAAAGCACGTATATAGATATGATAATTCAGAAAAAATTATAGTATATGGAGACTTTGGCTTACTTAAGCAGGCAGTAAGAATATTAATTGAAAATGCTGTTAAGTATACTGAAGAAAATGAAGTTATAACATTAAAAACGGGAAAAAATGAAAAAGGAGAATCTTACATTTCTGTTCAGGATAATGGTATAGGGATGGGTGAAGAAGATATACCGCATATATTTGAACGATTTTTTAGAGCTGATACAGCAAGAGTTAGAAAGAATGGTGGAACTGGATTAGGATTGTCTATAGCGAAATGGATTATAGATGGGCATAAAGGATATTTTTCTGTATTAAGCAGGAAAGGTATAGGAACTAGAATAACAATATTTTTACCTAAAAATTAAATATATGATTTTTAACTAAGGCATGTTAAAATTAAAACAAATAAAACATTGGAGGAAGAAATATGAAACAACTTGATATAGGAAAAAGTGGGTTAAAAACATCTGAATTAATTTTAGGATGTATGAGAATTGCTAACCTTTCAGCAGATGAAGTTAAACAATTAGTAGAAACTGCAATTGAATGTGGTATTGACTTATTTGATCATGCTGATATTTATGGTGGTGGAAGAAGTGAGGAACTTTTTGGAGAAATAATGACTTCTTCACTAAGGGATAAAATCAAAATTCAAACAAAATGTAGTATAAGAAAAGGATATTATGATTATTCAGCAGAACATATTCTTACTTCTGTTGATGGTAGTTTAAAACGTTTAAATACAGATTATGTAGATACGTTGCTGCTTCATAGACCAGATACACTTATGGAGCCAGAAGAAGTTGCTTATGCTTTTGATAAATTACATAGTAGTGGAAAGGTTAAAAATTTTGGTGTAAGTAATCATAATTCAATGCAGATAGAATTATTACAAAAATATACGAATCATAAGATTATAGTTAATCAAATGCAGCTTAGTATTACTAATACTGGTATGATTGATTCAGGACTAAATGTAAATACTCAAGATGAGAGAGCAATTGATCGTGATGGTAGTATTTTAGAATATTGCCGTTTAAAAGATATAACTATTCAAGCTTGGTCGCCATTCCAATATGGCTTTTTTCAAGGCACTTTTTTAAATAATGATAAATTTCCTGAATTAAATAAGGTACTTGATAGAATTGCTAAAGAAAAGGGCGTATCAAATTCTGCCCTAGCAATTGCATGGATTTTAAGACACCCAGCTAAAATTCAGCCTATAATTGGATCTACAAATAAAAGCAGATTAAAAGATATTTGTACTGCTACTAATGTTACCCTATCTAGAGAAGAATGGTATGAAATTTATCTTTCAGCAGGTAACAAATTGCCATAAATATTTACATTGACTTTAAAAGAAAAGTTTAGTACAATTTTATAAATTAATAATTAAAATTAATTGTAGCTTCGTATAACTCCAATAATATGGTTTGGAGGTCTCTACTAGGAACCATTAATTCCTAATTACGAAGAAGATATATCTATTATGATATGTCTTCTTTGTGATTAGGAATTTTTTTATGAATAAATATACAAAAAGGAGAATAACATGAAATTTTTTGATTTACCAAAAATTGATTTACACTGTCATCTAGATGGGAGTCTTAGACCTGAAACAATAATATCTATAGCAAAGGAAGAAAATATTGATATTCCATCTTTTGATATAAATGAAATTAAGAAGCAAGTAATTGTTCCTCTTGAATGTCCATCTCTTAATGAATATTTGAAGGCTTTTATGATTCCTAATATGGTAATGCAATCAAAGGAAAGTTTAAGAAGGGTGACTTTTGAACTTTTTGAAGATGCAGCAAAGGAAAATGTAAAATACATGGAAGTTAGGTTTGCACCAGTTCTTCATACAGTGAAAGGGGTGGAAATTGAAGACATAATCCAAAGTGTATTAGAAGGAATTCGTGAGGCAGAAGATAAATATGAGATAAATGGAAATTTAATATTATCTTGTATGAGAAATATGTCAGCAGATATTGCAAGGGAAGTAATTGAAAAGGGAAGGAAGTTTTTAGGTAAGGGTGTAGTAGCAGTAGATTTATGTGCAAATGAAGAAGAGGGTTTTTGCGAAAAATTTCTGGAACCAATAAGTTTAGCACGAAAATATGGATATAAAGTTACAATTCATGCAGGTGAAACTGGAATAGGTAAAAATGTATTAGATGCAGTAGAACTATTGGGAGCAGAAAGAATAGGACACGGCATCTTTATAAAAGATCATATGGAAGCTTATAAAATAGTAAAGGATAAAAATATTGTATTAGAAATGTGTCCAACAAGTAATGTACAAACAAAAGCAGTTAAAAACTTTAGTGAGCATCCAATATATAATTTTCATAAAGATGGGATTAAGGTGACAGTAAACACAGATAACAGAAGCGTTTCTAATATTAACATGAAAAAAGAATTTGAGATAGTATCAAAGGAATTTAATATTAGCAGTGAAGATTATAAACATATTTATTTAAATGCTATCAAAGCAAGTTTTGCTGATTTTAAAATTAAAGAGAAATTAAAAAAATTTTTATATCAAATCAAATAAATATTTCTATTATCTTATGATAATACTACTATTATGTTATATGAAAGTAGGGAGTTTTATTGA
The window above is part of the Clostridium saccharoperbutylacetonicum N1-4(HMT) genome. Proteins encoded here:
- a CDS encoding bacteriohemerythrin, translated to MQMLWDSKLAVGVDKIDNQHKELFNRMNSLMDAMKEGKGKNEVMGTLKFLEEYANRHFSDEEELQRKNNYPKFEIQHKEHEEFKMALKDLRMKLEEQGVSAMLAINLQQSMCGWWKKHIKELDMDLGKYLMSV
- a CDS encoding MEDS domain-containing protein, translated to MRVLCKRCGLNCHLDEYKERLDSIMVKKNYNLLNDEVISLSEFLDDLVYNCVYCEEDRPYLKGKVSNENLYYYGNNHLFINLYLYIMDEIRNKKIIYICTEQNVYERLIEILLINRVAIDNVKFKSLQEVTLENKDLKHVNLEKEVRDFFHHDDKKYNGISWIVDPLYIRNSTTQKNYFDLNNKIHEYIKNINLNILFIYDAYESMHRMKMAIPGEMEKYLKFLSDKSFSVERVSGRII
- a CDS encoding aldehyde dehydrogenase → MSSREISQKDVEMLIEIQKKYFDTHITKDIKFRIEQLKILKAGIKKYEDEISEALYKDLGKHKNEAYMTEIGFCYHSIEFAIKNLKKWAKPEKRKTPIYLMPAKSYIVNEPYGIVLIIGPYNYPFQLLIEPLVGAIAAGNTAIIKASEMAPNISMVVKKLFNETFCKNYIVCVEGAIETNISLINGKFDYIFFTGSTAVGKIVMEAAAKSLIPVTLELGGKSPVIVTESANIEQAAKRIIWGKTINAGQTCVAPDYVLVHEKVKDELIKEMKKALNKYFGENIEKSESFGRIINEKHFKRIKAMIERDKEGIVFGGNCLEEQKYIEPTLIEIFSWQAATMNEEIFGPVLPIMTFRDIDLVIKAIRKLPKPLALYLFTKNKVDESKVIKEISAGNVSINDTISHVANPYLPFGGVGNSGIGSYHGKDSFLTFSHRKGILKKHSGISNSVQYPAFTEKQLNLIKKIFK
- a CDS encoding zinc ribbon domain-containing protein, giving the protein MHEVTMCQSCGLPFNEEHKHFIGIEQDGTKSIYCTNCYRNGEFIHRNISMEEMIELLIPILGREIGEEKARKEMTTLFPTLERWK
- a CDS encoding AraC family transcriptional regulator, which gives rise to MEWIGALKVAIKYMEKHLLENINADEVADSVYMSPFYLQKGFKIMTGYSIGEYIRCRRLYMAALDVLADKEKIIELAYKYGYDTPESFTKAFSRFQGVSPKQIKGDAKKIRTFLPLKINVSIKGGNDMDYVVEKMNKMKVIGYERDFSYEAAYQEIPKFWSEFCDSCTNGKDSEDKQKAIEECSIGEFGICIEDDDKQNGFHYMIAGKYNGINVPEGMKLYEIPTLEWAKFKCTGPMPGALQSVNTQIFKEWLPGNPDYEIAAGMNIEWYSKGNSNSFDYESEIWIPVKKK
- a CDS encoding DUF4342 domain-containing protein, yielding MERNEMIKILMEKAKISYEEAEKVLIQCDWDLLDSIIYLERNGKIENDATNTIITVENENKKESEEKEKMKSGGIGEIFGRIFKFIGKVISKGNDNYFEIKKENKKPIKISLTISALLLIVAFWPVGILLVIGLFTGYKYSLTGPDICSDKVNEVLYKASESADNVKSDFKESYKG
- a CDS encoding DUF4342 domain-containing protein, with the protein product MEEHKLIERLTKETNISYEDAKIALEISNWDVLDAVICLEEKGKIQRPSSSIFYTNENKGNYNRNEITNIQQQENKQNWKKREHNFEGFFVKVCKLIDTCNNIFLEIRKENKTFLRIPITVILVLVVFAFWIFIPLYILGLFFDIDFSLSGQRIEINKINQVLKAISLNVKRLKDKFKKGY
- a CDS encoding response regulator transcription factor — its product is MVKILIVEDDEKLARFVELELVHEGYEILKADNGRTGLEIAENGQVDLILLDIMIPEINGLEVLRRIRKASDLPVIMLTARDAVMDKVSGLDAGADDYITKPFAIEELLARIRTALKRRRGSEKIDSDIISCGLLSLDKIRHKVMYDNKEIELTNREFMLLKILLENKNIVLSRDILMEKVCGYDFIGETNVIDVYIRYLRTKIDDIFKIKIISTVRGVGYVIKDE
- a CDS encoding sensor histidine kinase, producing MSKENKTKNVTSIAIKLNSIFVRKLFVKFLWIDIFLIVFLIVYWCIDNEINYYGNFIMNARRIFNFFPLENSNYTVIWDNGKVMVKDASSFLYMVQRVLGAIGIIEGLFVLKEIVFGTIKIRKTLKPLDEMAKTASRLSNMNFDEEKFQNLEEAISKISSVTSNERIYTGDSELHGLEDAINNLLERMRDSYRQQARFVSDASHELRTPISVIQGYANMLDRWGKNDESVLNESIAAIKSEAENMKNLVEQLLFLARGINGTTQIDYKEFLLNDMINEVLEESKMIDEKHVYRYDNSEKIIVYGDFGLLKQAVRILIENAVKYTEENEVITLKTGKNEKGESYISVQDNGIGMGEEDIPHIFERFFRADTARVRKNGGTGLGLSIAKWIIDGHKGYFSVLSRKGIGTRITIFLPKN
- a CDS encoding aldo/keto reductase; protein product: MKQLDIGKSGLKTSELILGCMRIANLSADEVKQLVETAIECGIDLFDHADIYGGGRSEELFGEIMTSSLRDKIKIQTKCSIRKGYYDYSAEHILTSVDGSLKRLNTDYVDTLLLHRPDTLMEPEEVAYAFDKLHSSGKVKNFGVSNHNSMQIELLQKYTNHKIIVNQMQLSITNTGMIDSGLNVNTQDERAIDRDGSILEYCRLKDITIQAWSPFQYGFFQGTFLNNDKFPELNKVLDRIAKEKGVSNSALAIAWILRHPAKIQPIIGSTNKSRLKDICTATNVTLSREEWYEIYLSAGNKLP
- the add gene encoding adenosine deaminase; the protein is MKFFDLPKIDLHCHLDGSLRPETIISIAKEENIDIPSFDINEIKKQVIVPLECPSLNEYLKAFMIPNMVMQSKESLRRVTFELFEDAAKENVKYMEVRFAPVLHTVKGVEIEDIIQSVLEGIREAEDKYEINGNLILSCMRNMSADIAREVIEKGRKFLGKGVVAVDLCANEEEGFCEKFLEPISLARKYGYKVTIHAGETGIGKNVLDAVELLGAERIGHGIFIKDHMEAYKIVKDKNIVLEMCPTSNVQTKAVKNFSEHPIYNFHKDGIKVTVNTDNRSVSNINMKKEFEIVSKEFNISSEDYKHIYLNAIKASFADFKIKEKLKKFLYQIK